In Drosophila yakuba strain Tai18E2 chromosome 2R, Prin_Dyak_Tai18E2_2.1, whole genome shotgun sequence, a single genomic region encodes these proteins:
- the LOC6529965 gene encoding uncharacterized protein LOC6529965 — MYVPLLHRSTQMVLLKRQIRRKAKELRMRKRHAHRRLQLMRRIRDHLLRRMRNSIDDRQRDAEQKRREQARRAVGGMLSMYKHWLRNWSTALRLQSRLIRQQEQVKVGLRRRLRHLRKQLKKARQPQNVVDKCFNRLFKAVRKWQKGSDYYELIKDQDKVWEAEAEEVRNYLSDVRGRRPRKLNRRRAKENSEIEDFAHFWNTEVVQKNALIKKQMAMVGRKADLDMHTTLEKTRKPKKKRRKIKPKKIYYSLDNLVVRKKVRKIRKAIRKPRKADPLRPSFDKLKMLVKELIGFDWKKQIMKNPKMNRKDNKNERNVAFGKMPSFSDLPTLKPQIRIKTIWKRGRKIVPRNVDMPLEQLTVPDSKIRKPKYGKRRSRKMHYVDRIIKDELNALLVAKAKKKGTHPGKPSLSKAFLREKESKELERQENIVSLLYDDIPPFIRQQIERKNRNKLRSKALPGSSSSSVASQEVFIVSEKVGTKTTKRKKEAKPPTSSSGSEIKNRHELPPAYSVSQVFSKRESLVSLDDSLNRFAMANRSRKSTRKSIRGPLLIPKKKRVAPPKGQDESHYQSLKKDIMYIHTSDEDQGPKRMSTRHSNRLTLSDTVLQSHTSHFRSSKSPTKSKFNYDVLQNDLDKILEPVRVGDERIEKAPEHQEFHYAKEPDIERYHLKDLHSDAKYRQLQSLLKDVIEKNQIIEYIADVNGLMQEVANRHDVWSNLQSIYDDLTASGITLEEVKQMLTLKYLEYLNDIVTQKSYTRLEPPRDNLLNVVEAEFLKEKQRSQVERLMERNWWNRKRNSTRLIPFGMRGIKGSRSETSGSRRQSQDMRMDSALYKKLIEQELRAERLEREERRRRTTTSSRGSTFSIITSLDVPPSDEQDVRDIEWRYSVHNIKSMMNQHHQMFQALGRKTRTEQMIYKKMEGKMDELYSSSQFRRPKPENTTFTVRKKRRNLRPIEQLYYSPRKTCRLQKISSSSDCLSCECQGEEIGISMVLDKCPRCGVKVPVPAPTTPFSKSSSSSCEILSSGSIEACAKNSLLINTLKDLCTRCGYVHEKGHLCSQLPLNMRKTKLLKRIKNTERTATECPTYCCPRGILRKPRSFDPWQEDEECKERTAG; from the exons ATGTATGTGCCCCTGCTCCACAGGAGCACCCAGATGGTGCTGCTGAAGAGGCAGATACGGCGGAAGGCCAAGGAGTTGCGAATGCGAAAACGTCACGCCCACCGCCGCCTGCAGCTGATGAGGAGGATCCGTGACCACCTGCTCCGCAGGATGCGGAACTCCATAGACGACCGCCAACGGGATGCGGAGCAGAAGAGGAGGGAGCAGGCACGGAGGGCAGTGGGCGGTATGCTTTCCATGTACAAGCACTGGCTGCGCAACTGGTCCACAGCTTTGAGGCTACAAAGTCGGCTGATTCGACAGCAGGAGCAGGTGAAGGTGGGACTGCGACGCCGACTTCGACACTTGAGGAAGCAGCTGAAGAAGGCGCGACAACCACAGAATGTGGTAGACAAGTGCTTCAATCGACTGTTCAAGGCGGTCAGAAAGTGGCAAAAGGGATCGGACTACTACGAGCTCATCAAGGATCAGGACAAAGTCTGGGAGGCGGAGGCTGAGGAGGTACGCAACTACTTATCGGATGTTCGGGGCAGGCGACCCAGAAAGCTGAACCGTCGTAGGGCTAAAGAGAATAGCGAAATCGAGGACTTTGCTCACTTCTGGAACACCGAAGTGGTGCAGAAGAACGCTTTGATCAAGAAACAAATGGCCATGGTAGGAAGAAAAGCAGACTTGGATATGCACACAACACTCGAAAAAACTAGGAAACCGAAGAAGAAAAGGAGGAAAATcaagccaaagaaaatatattatagCCTAGACAATCTTGTAGTTCGAAAGAAAGTTAGGAAAATAAGGAAGGCTATTCGTAAGCCAAGGAAGGCAGATCCATTAAGGCCATCTTTCGATAAACTGAAAATGTTGGTAAAAGAACTGATAGGATTCGACTGGAAAAAGCAGATTATGAAAAACCCGAAAATGAACAGAAAAGACAATAAGAATGAACGGAATGTTGCTTTTGGCAAAATGCCAAGCTTTTCCGATCTTCCAACCCTAAAGCCACAAATACGAATAAAAACCATTTGGAAGAGGGGCCGCAAAATAGTTCCCAGAAATGTAGACATGCCTCTGGAGCAGCTCACAGTTCCCGATTCGAAAATCCGTAAACCAAAATATGGAAAGCGTAGAAGTCGTAAAATGCACTATGTGGATAGGATTATTAAAGACGAATTGAATGCACTCTTGgtggcaaaggcaaagaaaaagGGCACTCATCCTGGGAAACCTAGCTTATCTAAAGCTTTCCTTAGGGAAAAGGAAAGCAAGGAATTGGAAAGGCAGGAAAATATAGTCTCACTATTGTACGACGATATACCACCGTTTATCAGGCAACAAATTGAGAGGAAAAATAGGAACAAACTGCGTTCCAAGGCATTGCCAGGTAGTTCGAGTAGCTCGGTAGCGTCCCAAGAGGTCTTCATAGTATCCGAAAAAGTTGGCACTAAAACGACGAAGCGCAAGAAGGAAGCTAAGCCTCCTACTTCAAGCAGTGGTTCAGAAATCAAGAATCGACATGAATTACCTCCCGCGTACAGCGTTTCTCAAGTGTTTTCCAAAAGGGAAAGCCTTGTGTCCCTCGATGACTCACTGAATAGGTTCGCAATGGCCAATCGAAGCCGCAAATCTACGCGTAAGTCTATTCGCGGACCACTCCTGATACCCAAAAAGAAGCGTGTTGCTCCTCCTAAGGGACAGGACGAAAGTCACTACCAGTCCTTGAAGAAGGATATCATGTACATCCATACCAGCGACGAGGATCAAGGGCCAAAGAGGATGTCCACTAGGCACTCCAATCGCTTAACACTCAGCGACACAGTACTGCAAAGCCACACTTCTCATTTCCGATCTTCCAAATCGCCCACCAAAAGCAAGTTTAATTATGATGTCCTGCAAAATGATCTTGACAAGATCCTTGAGCCTGTGCGAGTTGGCGACGAGAGAATAGAAAAAGCACCGGAACACCAGGAGTTTCACTACGCCAAGGAGCCCGATATTGAAAGGTATCATTTGAAAGATCTGCACTCGGATGCAAAATACAGACAATTGCAGTCCCTTCTCAAGGACGTTATagagaaaaaccaaattattGAGTATATCGCCGATGTCAATGGACTCATGCAGGAAGTAGCCAACCGCCATGACGTGTGGTCCAATCTTCAGAGCATCTACGACGACCTCACAGCATCGGGCATCACGCTGGAGGAAGTGAAGCAAATGCTCACCTTGAAGTACTTGGAGTACCTCAACGATATAGTGACCCAGAAGAGCTATACACGGCTGGAGCCGCCACGGGACAATTTGCTTAATGTTGTGGAAGCCGAATTTCTGAAAGAGAAACAGAGGAGCCAGGTGGAAAGGTTGATGGAGCGCAACTGGTGGAATAGGAAACGGAACAGCACACGGCTCATACCCTTCGGCATGCGGGGAATCAAGGGGAGCAGAAGTGAGACATCTGGCAGCCGGCGGCAGTCGCAGGACATGAGGATGGACAGCGCCCTGTACAAGAAGCTCATCGAGCAGGAGCTCAGGGCGGAGCGATTGGAGCGCGAGGAGCGCAGGAGGAGGACTACAACCAGCTCCCGGGGATCGACTTTTAGCATTATCACCAGCCTGGATGTGCCGCCCAGCGATGAGCAGGATGTGCGGGACATCGAGTGGCGCTACTCCGTGCACAACATCAAGAGCATGATGAACCAGCACCATCAGATGTTCCAG GCTCTGGGGCGCAAAACGCGAACGGAGCAGATGATCTACAAGAAGATGGAGGGAAAGATGGACGAGCTGTATTCCTCCTCACAGTTTCGTCGTCCTAAACCGGAAAACACCACCTTTACGGTGAGGAAGAAGCGTAGAAATCTTAGGCCCATCGAGCAGCTCTACTACTCACCCCGGAAGACTTGTCGCCTGCAGAAGATCTCCAGTTCCTCAGACTGTTTGTCGTGCGAATGCCAAGGCGAGGAAATCGGTATTTCGATGGTCCTGGACAAGTGTCCCCGGTGTGGAGTGAAGGTGCCTGTGCCCGCACCCACTACTCCGTTCTCCAAGTCGTCCTCATCCAGCTGCGAGATCCTGTCCAGCGGATCCATAGAGGCCTGTGCCAAAAACAGTCTGCTAATCAACACCCTCAAGGACCTGTGCACACGCTGTGGTTATGTCCATGAAAAGGGACATCTCTGCTCGCAGTTACCCTTGAATATGCGGAAAACCAAGCTCCTAAAGCGGATTAAGAACACCGAACGTACTGCCACCGAGTGTCCGACGTACTGTTGCCCACGCGGGATCCTTAGGAAGCCCAGAAGTTTTGATCCTTGGCAGGAGGACGAGGAGTGCAAGGAGCGGACAGCGGGCTGA